Proteins from a single region of Oceanispirochaeta sp.:
- the rplP gene encoding 50S ribosomal protein L16 — MLSPKKTKYRKRMRGGPLKGNATRGNTIAFGECGLVAMDNKWISARQIEAARVAMTRHIKRGGKVWIRIFPDIPYTKKPAETRMGKGKGNPEKWVAEVKPGTVMFEIGGVEKDLAHKAMILAGSKLPIKTKFVYKEA, encoded by the coding sequence ATGCTGAGTCCAAAGAAAACGAAATATAGAAAACGAATGAGAGGCGGACCTCTTAAAGGGAATGCCACTAGAGGGAACACTATTGCCTTCGGTGAATGTGGACTGGTTGCTATGGATAACAAGTGGATTAGTGCTAGACAGATTGAAGCAGCTCGTGTGGCGATGACACGTCACATCAAGAGAGGTGGGAAAGTCTGGATACGAATCTTCCCGGATATCCCTTATACCAAGAAACCTGCTGAAACCCGAATGGGAAAAGGTAAGGGTAACCCTGAAAAATGGGTTGCTGAAGTTAAACCTGGAACTGTAATGTTTGAAATCGGCGGAGTTGAGAAAGATCTGGCTCATAAGGCTATGATCCTTGCAGGAAGCAAGCTGCCTATTAAAACTAAGTTCGTCTATAAGGAGGCGTAA
- the rpmC gene encoding 50S ribosomal protein L29: MKERFNDLSVEELIAKKDDLSKKLQKMRFDMVLGHVENRMDKRNLRRSIARLNTMINEFDLGIRKV, translated from the coding sequence ATGAAAGAGCGTTTCAATGACCTGTCGGTTGAAGAGCTGATCGCCAAAAAGGACGATCTAAGCAAAAAGCTGCAGAAAATGAGATTTGATATGGTTCTGGGACATGTAGAAAATCGGATGGATAAAAGAAATCTGAGAAGAAGCATTGCTCGTTTGAACACAATGATTAACGAGTTTGATCTCGGAATCAGAAAGGTGTAA
- the rpsQ gene encoding 30S ribosomal protein S17, which produces MEKETSKKTGKKVFTGVVVSDKMDKTVVVQITTKKLHPLYKKYVTSSVKYKAHDEKNDAHIGDKVRIQECRPVSKDKCWSLQEILERAV; this is translated from the coding sequence ATGGAAAAAGAGACATCCAAGAAGACAGGAAAGAAAGTCTTCACCGGCGTGGTCGTCAGTGACAAGATGGATAAAACAGTCGTTGTGCAGATTACAACTAAGAAACTCCATCCTTTGTACAAAAAGTACGTTACCAGTTCGGTAAAATATAAAGCACATGATGAAAAGAATGATGCTCATATTGGTGACAAAGTCCGCATTCAAGAATGCAGGCCTGTCAGTAAAGATAAATGCTGGTCTCTTCAGGAAATCCTTGAGAGAGCAGTGTAG
- the rplN gene encoding 50S ribosomal protein L14: MIQDNTYLNVADNSGAKKVMCIKVLGGSHRRYATVGDIIVVAVKDAIPHAPIKKGDVRKAVIVRTHKEYRRSDGTYIRFDDNACVIIDDKSAPVGKRIFGPVARELRDADFMKIVSLAPEVL, encoded by the coding sequence ATGATTCAGGATAATACATATTTGAATGTTGCTGACAACTCTGGTGCTAAAAAAGTTATGTGTATCAAGGTTCTCGGCGGAAGTCATAGAAGATATGCCACTGTTGGCGATATCATTGTAGTTGCAGTAAAAGATGCGATTCCTCATGCTCCCATAAAGAAGGGAGATGTCAGGAAAGCTGTTATCGTAAGAACACACAAAGAGTACAGAAGATCAGATGGTACTTACATCAGATTCGATGACAACGCCTGTGTTATTATAGATGATAAAAGCGCTCCCGTTGGAAAGCGTATTTTCGGGCCCGTTGCAAGAGAACTCAGAGATGCTGATTTTATGAAAATTGTATCCCTGGCACCTGAAGTTCTTTAG
- the rplX gene encoding 50S ribosomal protein L24 encodes MAEVKYKIKKGDQVKIIAGKDSGKTGRVLKIQRGTGRAIIEGLNMVKKTVKPKAQGDKGNIIEIEAAIDLSNVQVLCKKCGPTRISIKVDGDSKVRICKKCGEAL; translated from the coding sequence ATGGCTGAAGTGAAATATAAGATTAAAAAGGGCGATCAGGTAAAGATTATTGCTGGCAAAGACAGTGGTAAGACCGGACGCGTACTTAAGATCCAGAGAGGTACCGGCCGAGCAATAATTGAAGGTTTGAACATGGTCAAAAAGACTGTAAAACCTAAGGCTCAGGGCGACAAAGGCAATATCATTGAAATTGAGGCTGCCATAGATCTCTCAAATGTACAGGTTCTCTGTAAGAAATGCGGTCCAACCAGGATCAGCATTAAAGTTGACGGAGATAGTAAAGTAAGAATTTGCAAGAAATGCGGGGAAGCTTTATAA
- the rplE gene encoding 50S ribosomal protein L5 codes for MAANKPRLKTVYSEKIAQELFTEFGYKSKMQIPKVEKIVVSMGVGEAITNKKLLESAVEELTLITGQKVMKTKARRSIANFKVREGQEIGAKVTLRVIKMYEFLDRLINISLPRVKDFRGVNPKAFDGRGNYSLGITEQIIFPEIDYDKIEQINGLNVAIVTTAKTDDEARTLLAKFGMPFRK; via the coding sequence ATGGCGGCAAATAAACCTAGATTAAAAACTGTTTATTCAGAAAAAATCGCTCAGGAATTATTTACTGAGTTTGGCTATAAGTCCAAAATGCAGATTCCCAAAGTTGAAAAGATTGTTGTAAGCATGGGTGTTGGTGAAGCAATTACCAACAAAAAGCTTCTTGAATCTGCAGTGGAAGAATTGACACTGATTACCGGTCAGAAAGTCATGAAAACCAAGGCAAGGAGATCTATTGCGAACTTTAAGGTTCGTGAAGGTCAGGAAATTGGTGCTAAAGTAACTCTAAGAGTGATTAAGATGTACGAGTTTCTCGACCGTCTGATCAATATTTCTCTCCCCCGTGTAAAAGACTTTAGAGGAGTTAATCCCAAGGCTTTTGACGGTAGAGGTAATTATTCTCTGGGAATTACAGAGCAGATCATTTTTCCGGAAATTGACTACGATAAGATTGAGCAGATTAACGGTCTGAACGTAGCCATTGTAACTACGGCTAAAACTGATGACGAAGCAAGAACACTTCTTGCCAAATTCGGTATGCCTTTCAGGAAATAG
- a CDS encoding type Z 30S ribosomal protein S14, whose protein sequence is MAKKSMIVKCNRKQKFSTREYNRCRICGRPRGYMRKFEMCRICFRKLANEGMIPGVTKSSW, encoded by the coding sequence ATGGCAAAAAAATCTATGATCGTTAAGTGTAATAGAAAGCAGAAATTCAGTACTCGTGAATACAACAGATGTCGTATTTGTGGGAGACCTCGTGGATATATGAGGAAGTTTGAGATGTGTAGAATCTGTTTTCGAAAACTTGCTAACGAAGGTATGATTCCCGGCGTTACGAAATCGAGCTGGTAG